One window from the genome of Tolypothrix sp. NIES-4075 encodes:
- the purM gene encoding phosphoribosylformylglycinamidine cyclo-ligase produces the protein MDYRDAGVDVEAGRAFVDQIRNLVHSTFRPEVIGGLGGFGGCFQLPGGFKEPVLVSGTDGVGTKLKIASAVNRHDTVGIDLVAMCVNDVLTSGAEPLFFLDYVATGKLEKEQLTQVVAGIASGCKLAGCALLGGETAEMPGFYSLGEYDLAGFCVGIVEKSQMLDGSQVQVGDVAIALPSTGVHSNGFSLVRKIINERNLSWSDRPELLNGQSLGETFLTPTRIYVKPVLAARKAGLEIHGMAHITGGGLPENLPRCLGKNQAIKINPDSWTIPPVFQWLAETGSVSPEAMYNTFNMGIGFVLLVPPNQVDVTINYFQSQDISASAIAQVIAGNGELLELPY, from the coding sequence ATGGATTATCGGGATGCAGGAGTTGATGTAGAGGCTGGTCGAGCTTTTGTAGATCAAATTCGCAATTTGGTTCACAGCACCTTTCGACCGGAAGTAATTGGGGGATTGGGTGGCTTTGGTGGCTGCTTTCAACTACCGGGGGGTTTCAAGGAACCGGTTTTGGTTTCTGGGACGGATGGTGTAGGTACAAAGCTGAAAATCGCTTCTGCTGTTAATCGCCATGATACTGTTGGGATTGATTTAGTAGCGATGTGCGTTAATGATGTGCTGACATCTGGCGCCGAACCGCTATTTTTTTTAGATTATGTAGCTACAGGTAAGTTAGAAAAAGAGCAATTAACTCAGGTGGTTGCAGGTATAGCTTCTGGGTGTAAGCTCGCTGGTTGTGCTTTGCTAGGAGGAGAAACCGCAGAAATGCCAGGTTTTTACTCTTTGGGTGAGTATGACTTGGCTGGCTTTTGTGTGGGAATTGTGGAAAAAAGCCAGATGCTAGATGGTTCTCAGGTGCAAGTGGGAGATGTAGCGATCGCACTCCCTAGTACTGGTGTCCACAGTAATGGCTTTAGTTTGGTGAGAAAGATTATCAATGAACGCAATTTATCTTGGAGCGATCGCCCCGAATTACTCAACGGTCAATCTTTAGGCGAAACTTTTCTCACACCTACCCGCATTTACGTCAAACCGGTTCTTGCTGCGCGTAAAGCAGGCTTAGAAATTCACGGTATGGCACATATTACTGGTGGTGGATTACCAGAAAATCTACCCCGATGCTTGGGGAAAAATCAAGCGATTAAAATTAATCCTGATAGTTGGACTATTCCTCCTGTATTTCAGTGGCTGGCTGAAACTGGTTCAGTTAGTCCAGAAGCGATGTATAACACTTTCAATATGGGGATTGGATTTGTCTTGCTAGTTCCACCAAATCAAGTAGATGTGACGATTAATTACTTTCAATCACAGGATATTTCCGCTAGTGCGATCGCACAGGTAATTGCTGGTAATGGCGAATTATTAGAATTACCATACTAA
- a CDS encoding LysR family transcriptional regulator — translation MASLALTEPYWHLHYFIAVAEELHFSRAAERLCISQPPLSQQIRSLEDELGVKLFERTKRQVHLTEAGKVFLERSYGVLAQLEQAIEVTQQIGRGEVGRLAIGFVDSAMYMLLPEILKVFREQFPAVELRLHELTTAQQIQALHHKQVDIGIVRSAISEPGLSVECFLPESLVLALPETHPLCAQTKVSLSTLASESFILFPAKMGPVFYEQIITICQQAGFRPKVAQEAVQMQTIIGLVAAGLGIAIVPASLQNFHRSGVIYRPLQEETPKTGLYLTWRQDDSSPVIRAFLGLARKTTQWKANHDDT, via the coding sequence ATCGCGTCTCTTGCCTTAACCGAACCGTATTGGCACCTACACTACTTCATCGCTGTGGCTGAGGAACTGCACTTTAGTCGAGCAGCAGAGCGGTTGTGCATTTCCCAGCCCCCACTTAGCCAGCAGATTCGTAGTTTGGAAGATGAACTAGGAGTCAAGTTGTTTGAACGAACGAAGCGGCAAGTACATCTGACTGAAGCAGGCAAAGTGTTTTTAGAGCGCTCCTATGGAGTGTTAGCGCAACTCGAACAGGCAATCGAAGTGACACAACAGATAGGACGGGGTGAGGTTGGACGGTTGGCGATCGGCTTTGTTGACTCTGCAATGTATATGTTACTACCAGAGATTTTAAAGGTCTTTCGAGAACAGTTTCCGGCGGTAGAACTGCGATTGCATGAACTGACGACTGCTCAACAGATTCAAGCACTGCATCACAAACAGGTTGATATCGGCATTGTTCGTTCTGCTATCAGCGAACCAGGTTTGAGTGTGGAGTGCTTTTTGCCAGAATCATTGGTCTTGGCATTGCCAGAAACCCATCCGCTCTGTGCCCAAACCAAAGTGTCTCTCTCCACGTTGGCTTCGGAATCATTTATCCTATTTCCTGCCAAAATGGGACCCGTCTTTTACGAGCAAATTATTACCATTTGTCAACAAGCTGGATTTCGTCCGAAAGTGGCTCAAGAGGCGGTTCAGATGCAGACGATCATCGGCTTAGTTGCAGCAGGGCTGGGCATTGCGATCGTTCCTGCCTCCTTGCAAAACTTCCACAGAAGCGGAGTCATTTACAGACCTTTACAAGAGGAGACACCTAAGACCGGACTTTATCTTACTTGGCGGCAGGATGATTCCTCTCCAGTAATAAGAGCATTTCTGGGCTTGGCACGGAAGACGACACAATGGAAGGCAAATCATGATGATACGTGA